Part of the Cellulomonas hominis genome, GGTACTGCGTGAACCCGAGCTGGTCGGTGCCCCACGGGATCGCGCACATCGCGGAGGCGGGCATGTGGCCGTTCGAGCCGTCGCCGTCCGCGGTCGGCACCGAGGTCACCCACAGGACGTTCCCGTCCGCGTCCACCGGGCGGCCGCCGACCCAGCCGGCGATGCCGGGGTTGCCCGTGCTCGCGGGGCCGGACGCGGTCGCCGGGGCCTTCTGCGTCGCCCGGGCGTCCGCGGCGGCCTGGGCCTCGGCGGCGGCCCGGGCCTCGGCGGCCGCCTGGGCCTCCGCCGCCGCCTGCGCCTCGGCGGCGGCCTGCGCTGCCGCGGCCTCCTGCGCGGCCCGCGTCCGCTCCGCCGACCGGCGCGACGCGTCCAGCAGCCCGGCCCGGGTGCGGTCCGCGAGGAACGCGTCCTCCGCCGCGGACAGCTCGGCGGCGAGCCCCACCGCCTCCGCCGCGCGCTCGGCGTCGGCCGCCCGCTCGCGGCCGGCGTGCAGCTGCGCGCCGGCGACCGCGACCGCCGCGACCAGCAGCGCGCTGGTCGCGGCGGCCACGACGGTGCGCTCGAGCCCCGCGCGGCGGCGGCGCTCCCGGCGCGCCCGGCGCCCCGGTGCGGCCTCGGTCACCGGCCGCCCAGGCCGTCGATCCGCGCGACCTCGTCCTCGGAGAGGGAGAACCGCAGCACGTCGAGGTTCTGCTCGATGCGCTCGCGGTGCGTGGACTTCGGGATGACGACGATGCCGTGGTCCAGGTGCCAGCGCAGGACGACCTGCCGGGTGGTGACGCCGTGCTCCGCCGCGATGGCGGTGAGCACCGGGTCGTCGAGGTCGGTGCGCTTGAACGGGCTGTACCCCTCGATCCGCACGCCGCGCCGCTCGTGCTCGGCGACGAGGTCGGCGTCGTAGTCGCCCGGGCTCCAGGGGATCTGGTTCACGGCCGGCGCCTCGCCGGTCGCGGCGATCAGCTCGTCGATCTGCGCGATGGAGTAGTTGGACACCCCGATCGAGCGCACCAGGCCCTCGTCCCGCGCGGCGATGAACTGCTCCCAGGTGGCGGGCGTCGCCTGCTTGTCCGGCGGCCAGTGCACGAGCCAGAGGTCGAGGTGGTCCGTGCCGAGCTGGGCCAGGGACTCCACGAGCGTCTGGCGCTCACGGCCCGCGTGGTCCGGCGGCAGCTTGGTCGTGACGAACACGGCGTCGCGGTCGACGTCGACGGCGGCCAGCGCCCGGCCGACCTCGGCCTGGTTGCCGTAGCCCGTGGCAGTGTCGATGTGCGTGTACCCGAGCTCGAGCGCGGTGATCACCGCCCGCTCGGCGTCGGTGCCCTCGGACTGCCAGGTGCCGAGCCCGAGGAGCGGCATCGCGCCGCCGGGCAGGGGGACGGTGGGGATCGATGTCATGCGCCCATGGTGACCCAGGCGGGCGCCGCAGGCCACGGCACGGGGTCGTCGTGCGCGGTCGAGGGAGCCGGGGCGGCGCGGGCCGCGCGGCGGAACTGGGCGGGGGTCTCGCCGGTCAGCCGGCCGAACGTGCGGGTGAACGACGCCTGGTCGTAGAAGCCCGTCGCCGCCGCCACCTGCGCGAGCGCCAGGTCGCTGCCGCCGAGCAGCGCGGCCGCGCGGTCCACCCGCGCCCGGAGCACGTACTGCTGCGGGGAGAGCGCGTAGACCCGGCGCACCCGGCGGTCGAGCGTGGACGCCGAGCAGCCCGCCGCCGCGGCGAGCTCGGCGACCGTCGGCGGCTCGGCGAGCCGGTCCTGCACGAACGCCGCGACGCGGGACAGCGCCGCGACCGTGGCCTCGTCGGCGTCCTGGGCGCGGAGCGACTGCGAGACGCTCACCAGGCCGACGACCGTCCCGTCGCCCGACCGCACCGGCTCCTTCGACGTGAGGTACCACCCCGGTGCCCCGCCCGGCCGGCGGATCAGCTCGAGCTCCCGGTGCAGCGACCGGCCCCGCTCCAGCACCTCGCGGTCCTGGGCGTCGTACCGCTCGGCGAGGTGCGGCTCGAACAGCTCGGCGGCCGTCCGCCCGACCACCGCCCGCCGGGAGCGCTCGGGCGTCCGGCGCACGAAGGCCTCGTTCACCACGACGTACCGCCCGGTGACGTCCTTGGCGCAGAACATCGTGCCGGTGAGGTCGTCGCACAGCCGCAGGAGCGCCGGGGTCAGCGCGCGCAGCAGCGCCCGGGCCGCCGGGTCGGCGGCCGTCGGCAGGGGTGGACGGCGTTCCATGACGGGGGCAGCGTAGGTCGTGCGCGTGACGCGCACGTGTCACGGATCCGGCGCCGCGGCCCGGCCGATCGGTGCAAGACGGGTTCCGGAGCGATCGGGGACGATCTCGGGATGACGACCACGCACGACCCGGCGGCCGCCGCCGCCCTGCCCGGCGCCGACGAGGACCTCGTGCGCGCCGCCGTCGACCTGGCGCACCGCTGGATGGCCGCCACCGCCGCCGACGAGACCCCCGCCGAGCGCCGCGCCACCGGCCGGCTCGCCGCGCTGGTCGCGGACCCGGTGGGCCTGGAGCTCGCCGTGCGGTTCGTCGACCGGGTGGCGCGCCCGCAGGACGTGCGGGTCGCCGCGGCGGAGCTCGCGGACCTCGGCGACCGCGCGGCCGACGCCCGGGGCTTCCTCGGCCCGGTGGACCAGGCGCAGCTCGGCGTCGGCGCGCGGCTGGCGCCCCTGCTGCCCGGCGCGGTCGTCCCCGCGGCCCGGGTGCGCCTGCGGCAGCTCGTCGGGCACCTCGTCGCGGACGCCGGGCCGGGGCTCGGCGCGCACCTCGCCCGCGCCCGCCGGGAGGGGTTCCGGCTCAACCTCAACCTGCTCGGCGAGGCCGTGCTCGGCGAGGAGGAGGCGAGCCGCCGGCTGCGCCGCGTGACCGAGCTCGTCGCGCGACCCGACGTCGACTACGTGTCGGTCAAGGTGTCCGCGGTCGCCAGCCAGCTCTCCACCTGGGACACCGACGGCAGCGTCGACCGGGTCGTCGAGCGGCTGCGCCCGCTGTACCGCGCCGCCGCCGCGCACGGGACGTTCCTCAACCTGGACATGGAGGAGTACCGGGACCTCGCGCTGACCGTGCGGGTGTTCGAGCGGCTCGTGTCCGACCCCGGCCTGCGGGACCACGAGGCCGGCATCGTGCTGCAGGCGTACCTGCCCGACGCGTCCGCGGCGCTGGAGGAGCTGACCGCGATCGCGCGCCGGCGCGTCCAGGCCGGGGGAGCGCGGCTGAAGGTCCGGCTCGTCAAGGGCGCCAACCTCGCGATGGAGCAGGTCGAGGCGGAGCTGCACGGGTGGCAGCAGGCGCCGTACGCCGGCAAGCCCGACGTGGACGCCCACTACGTCCGCCTGGTGCGGGCGGCGCTCGACCCCGCGCGGACCCCGGCGCTGCGCGTCGGCGTCGCCAGCCACAACCTGTTCCACGTCGCGTACGCCCACCTGCTCGCGACCCGGCGGGGCGTCACCGAGGCGCTGGACGTCGAGATGCTGCAGGGGATGGCGCCCGCGCAGTCCCGCGCGGTGCAGCGCGACGTCGGGCAGGTGCTGCTCTACACCCCCGTGGTCGCGCGCCAGGACTTCGACGTGGCGATCTCGTACCTGGTGCGCCGGCTGGAGGAGAACGCGGCGCACCAGAACTTCCTGCACGCGCTGTTCGCGGGGGACGCGGCGGGGGCTGCTGGGTCCGCCGGGTCCGCCGGGGACGGGATCGAGGCGCAGGAGGCCGCGTTCCGCGCGTCGGTCGCCGGGGCCGACGCGGTGTCCACGGCACCGCGGCGCCGGCCGTGCGAGACAGTGCCGCCCGCGCCCGCGGGGTTCCGGAACGCCGCCGACACCGACCCCGCCGTCGCGGAGTCCCGCGCGTGGGCCGCCCGGCTCGTCGCGCGCGACGTCGAGCCGCCCGCCGGCGCCGTGGAGGTCGCGTCCGCCGCCGACGTCGACGCCGTGGTCGCCCGGGCCGTCGCCGCCGCGCCCGCGTGGTCCGCGCGCCCGCCCGCCGAGCGCGCCGCCGTGCTGCGCCGCGCCGCCGAGGCCCTCGAGTCCGCTCGCGGCGACCTGGTCGCGACGATGGTGCACGAGGGCGGCAAGACCGTCGCCGAGGCCGATCCGGAGGTCAGCGAGGCCGTCGACTTCGCCCGGTACTACGCCGAGCGCGCCGAGGACCTCGACGACGGGCGCGTGCCCGGCGCGGTGTTCCGGCCGCACGGCGTCACCGTCGTCACCCCGCCGTGGAACTTCCCGGTGGCGATCCCGGTGGGCTCGACGCTCGCGGCGCTCGCGGCGCGGTCGCCCGTGCTGGTCAAGCCCGCGCCGCAGACGCCGCGCTGCGTGCGGGTGGCGATGGCGGCCGTGCAGTCCGCCCTCGACGCCGCCGGGGTGACCGAGCCCGCGCTGCAGGTCGTGCTGTCCCCGGAGGGGGACGTCGGCCGGCGCCTCGTCACGCATCCCGACGTCGCCCGGGTGGTGCTCACGGGGTCGCTGGAGACCGCGCAGCTGTTCGCCGGCTGGCGCCCCGACCTCGACGTCCTCGCCGAGACCTCCGGCAAGAACGCGCTGGTCATCACCCCGTCGGCCGACGTCGACCTCGCCGTCGCGGACCTCGTGCGGTCCGCGTTCGGCCACGCCGGGCAGAAGTGCTCCGCCGCGTCCCTCGCGATCCTCGTCGGGTCCGCGGGCACGTCCGACCGGCTGCGCCGCCAGCTCGCCGACGCGGTGACGTCGCTGCGCGTCGGGTGGTCCGACGACCTCGGGACGGCGATGGGACCGCTCGTCGAGCCCGCGTCCGGGAAGCTGCTGCGCGCGCTCACGACCCTGGACGAAGGGGAGGCGTGGCTGGTGCGGCCGCGACGCCTGGACGAGGCCGGCCGGCTGTGGACGCCCGGCGTGAAGCACGGGGTCCGGCCGGGGTCGTGGTTCCACCGGACGGAGTGCTTCGGCCCGGTGCTCGGCGTGATCCGCGTGGCCACCCTCGACGAGGCGATCGACGTGCAGAACGCGGTCGCACTCGGCCTGACCGGCGGCCTGCACTCCCTGGACGAGGCGGAGATCGCGCGCTGGCTCGACCGCGTCGAGGTCGGCAACGCCTACGTGAACCGGCACATCACCGGCGCGATCGTGCAGCGGCAGCCGTTCGGCGGCTGGAAGGCGTCCGTGGTCGGTCCCGGCGCCAAGGCCGGCGGCCCGTCCTACGTGGCCCAGCTCGGGACCTGGTCCGACGCACCCGAGGTCGCGGCCCTGGACGACGACGCCTGGCTGGCGTGGGCGCAGCAGGACGACGCCCGCTGGTGGGCGTCCGAGTTCGGCGCCGCGCACGACCCGTCCGGCCTCGCCGCCGAGGAGAACACGCTGCGCTACCGCCCGGTGCCGCACCTCACCGTGCGCGCCGGCGCCGACGCCCGGGAGCGGGACTTGCGGCGCGTGCTGACCGCCGCCCGCACCGCGGGGGTCCCGGTCACCGTCAGCCGCGCCGACGCCGAGCCGGACGCGGCGTTCGCCGCCCGGGTCGCCGCCGGGGAGGTGACGGGCCGGATCCGCGTGGTGGGCACCGCCCCGGGCCTGCGCGCCGCCGCGGTCGCCCGCACGGGCTCGGTCACGGTCCTGGACGCCCCGGTCGTGGCGAGCGGCCGCCGGGAGCTCCTGACGGTCCTGCGCGAGCAGGCGGTCAGCCGCACGCGCCACCGGTTCGGCCACATCGACCCGGCCCGCTAGCCGGGCCTCGTGCACCGACGGGGCACCCTGCGGGCGGGCGGGCGGCGCGCGGGGTGCCGCGGGTGCGCGCGGGATGCCCCGCCGGCCGGCGCCCCGTGCGGGGGTCAGGCCGAGCCGCGGACCACCAGGTCGGGGGCGAAGATCAGCGGCTCGGTGCGGGCCGGGCGGCCGTGCAGCTGGGCCACGAGCTCCTCGCCCGCGGCGCGCGCCATCGCGATGACCGGCTGGATCACCGTCGTGAGGTTGGGCTTCGTGGTGGAGGCGAGCGCGGAGTTGTCGTACCCGACCACGGCCACGTCGCCGGGGACGTCCTTGCCGAGCTCGGCGAGCACGGGCAGCGCGCCGGCAGCCATGAGGTCGGAGGCGACGAAGACGGCGTCGACGTCGGGGTACCGCTCGAGCACCTCGCGCGCGCAGGCGGCCCCGCCCTCGATGGTGAAGTCGCCGTGCACGACGGCGTCGTCCGGCAGGCCGGCGTCGGCGAGGGCCGAGCGCCAGCCGGCGAGGCGGTCGATGCCCGCGGACATGTCGGCGGGGCCGGTGATCGTGGCGATGCGGCGCCGGCCGAGGCGGATGAGGTG contains:
- a CDS encoding helix-turn-helix domain-containing protein, which encodes MERRPPLPTAADPAARALLRALTPALLRLCDDLTGTMFCAKDVTGRYVVVNEAFVRRTPERSRRAVVGRTAAELFEPHLAERYDAQDREVLERGRSLHRELELIRRPGGAPGWYLTSKEPVRSGDGTVVGLVSVSQSLRAQDADEATVAALSRVAAFVQDRLAEPPTVAELAAAAGCSASTLDRRVRRVYALSPQQYVLRARVDRAAALLGGSDLALAQVAAATGFYDQASFTRTFGRLTGETPAQFRRAARAAPAPSTAHDDPVPWPAAPAWVTMGA
- a CDS encoding proline dehydrogenase family protein codes for the protein MTTTHDPAAAAALPGADEDLVRAAVDLAHRWMAATAADETPAERRATGRLAALVADPVGLELAVRFVDRVARPQDVRVAAAELADLGDRAADARGFLGPVDQAQLGVGARLAPLLPGAVVPAARVRLRQLVGHLVADAGPGLGAHLARARREGFRLNLNLLGEAVLGEEEASRRLRRVTELVARPDVDYVSVKVSAVASQLSTWDTDGSVDRVVERLRPLYRAAAAHGTFLNLDMEEYRDLALTVRVFERLVSDPGLRDHEAGIVLQAYLPDASAALEELTAIARRRVQAGGARLKVRLVKGANLAMEQVEAELHGWQQAPYAGKPDVDAHYVRLVRAALDPARTPALRVGVASHNLFHVAYAHLLATRRGVTEALDVEMLQGMAPAQSRAVQRDVGQVLLYTPVVARQDFDVAISYLVRRLEENAAHQNFLHALFAGDAAGAAGSAGSAGDGIEAQEAAFRASVAGADAVSTAPRRRPCETVPPAPAGFRNAADTDPAVAESRAWAARLVARDVEPPAGAVEVASAADVDAVVARAVAAAPAWSARPPAERAAVLRRAAEALESARGDLVATMVHEGGKTVAEADPEVSEAVDFARYYAERAEDLDDGRVPGAVFRPHGVTVVTPPWNFPVAIPVGSTLAALAARSPVLVKPAPQTPRCVRVAMAAVQSALDAAGVTEPALQVVLSPEGDVGRRLVTHPDVARVVLTGSLETAQLFAGWRPDLDVLAETSGKNALVITPSADVDLAVADLVRSAFGHAGQKCSAASLAILVGSAGTSDRLRRQLADAVTSLRVGWSDDLGTAMGPLVEPASGKLLRALTTLDEGEAWLVRPRRLDEAGRLWTPGVKHGVRPGSWFHRTECFGPVLGVIRVATLDEAIDVQNAVALGLTGGLHSLDEAEIARWLDRVEVGNAYVNRHITGAIVQRQPFGGWKASVVGPGAKAGGPSYVAQLGTWSDAPEVAALDDDAWLAWAQQDDARWWASEFGAAHDPSGLAAEENTLRYRPVPHLTVRAGADARERDLRRVLTAARTAGVPVTVSRADAEPDAAFAARVAAGEVTGRIRVVGTAPGLRAAAVARTGSVTVLDAPVVASGRRELLTVLREQAVSRTRHRFGHIDPAR
- a CDS encoding aldo/keto reductase, with amino-acid sequence MTSIPTVPLPGGAMPLLGLGTWQSEGTDAERAVITALELGYTHIDTATGYGNQAEVGRALAAVDVDRDAVFVTTKLPPDHAGRERQTLVESLAQLGTDHLDLWLVHWPPDKQATPATWEQFIAARDEGLVRSIGVSNYSIAQIDELIAATGEAPAVNQIPWSPGDYDADLVAEHERRGVRIEGYSPFKRTDLDDPVLTAIAAEHGVTTRQVVLRWHLDHGIVVIPKSTHRERIEQNLDVLRFSLSEDEVARIDGLGGR
- a CDS encoding M15 family metallopeptidase, which codes for MTEAAPGRRARRERRRRAGLERTVVAAATSALLVAAVAVAGAQLHAGRERAADAERAAEAVGLAAELSAAEDAFLADRTRAGLLDASRRSAERTRAAQEAAAAQAAAEAQAAAEAQAAAEARAAAEAQAAADARATQKAPATASGPASTGNPGIAGWVGGRPVDADGNVLWVTSVPTADGDGSNGHMPASAMCAIPWGTDQLGFTQYLRCDAADALTALDEAFRAQFGASLDLDLTYRSYDDQVAMKAAFGGLAAAPGTSSHGLGTALDVQEWPGTYGFGTERYQWLVANGPAYGWYAPARVREGQPYAEYWHFEYGPGRTS